From the genome of Halobacteriovorax marinus SJ:
GTTGAGAACTGTATTACTCGTTCCAGAGACAGTCTCCTCTTTGAATTTAGAGTTTGTATATCCAAGAGTTGAACCAAAAGTTAAATCAGTAGTTGCCTTAAGTTTTGCTTCAAGTTCTGCTCCGTAGACATCTGTATCGATATTTGCGTAAAAACTTTGATTTGTTGAAGTGTCCTTCACTCTTACTTGCTTATCTTTAATATCATTGAAAAAGATTGCTGAATTTAGAGTTAGCTTTCTATTGAAGAAGCTCATCTTAGAACCTATTTCATAAGAGAGTGAAGTTGAGTCTTCATAAGCAGGTTGGTCCTTAGAAATGCCGTTGTAGTTATTGAAGTGATAAGAAGGATAACCTCCTGATTGGTAACCTCTTGCTACACTGGCGTAGAGGTTCTTTGTCTCACTTAGTTTCGCCGCTAGAGTTAGCTTAGAAGTAAAGTTTGTAAAGTCTTCTTCACTATTTTGTCTGTAGTCAGCAATTGCTGTTGAGTTGTGAATTGATTTGAATTCCTTTATATCATGATTTACTCTCGTTCCAAATGTAAGAGAGTAGGTCTCTGTTAGCTTCTTAGTCGCTTCACCAAATACAGAAAAAGAATCAGTAATTAAGTTGATATTTTGCTTCTTAAATACAAATCCTCCACTAAAAGTACGAATATGACTTAGAAGTCTGTAGTGATTTCTAGAGATATTTAAACCAGTCGTCCAAGAGATATCTGAACTATCTTTATTGGAGATTCTAAACTCTGTGTAATACTGTCTTTGATACTCTTGAATTGATCTGAAGAGTTCATTGGAGTCATTGATATATTGATCTGCTAGAGCTTGACCAACTTGGCTTCTTAAATAGTCATAAGTGATATAGTAATCAGCTTCATCATATTTAATATTGAAGTCGTAATAATTAAAAGCACCAATGATTGTTAATAGAACATCATCAAAATCTTTTTCTAATTTTAGTGACGTCGTGATGAGGTTTGACTTGTAGATCGGATCAATATTTTGATGAGATTTTGGATAGCCTGGCTCATTTCTTGAAATAATAAGAGCGTCACTTCCTTCTTTATTTTGAGCACCAATTTTAAATGTTGATTTAAAAGTATTTGTTGGACGATAAACGAGAGTATTGTTGAAAGAATATGTCTCACTATCACCAAGGTCTTTATTAAGGTATGTATCCTTTATAAAACCACCTTGCTCTTTCAATTTTACAGATAATCTATTTTGAAGCTTTTCTGAACCAAGGCGAAAGTTTGTTGTACCAACAAAGGCCTTAGTATCTAAATTTCCGGCTTCCAATGTGATTTTACTTCCATCTTTGTAGTTAGGCTCTTTTGTGTAGATATTAATAGCACCGGCCTGAGTATTCTTTCCAAAGAGTGTCCCTTGCGGTCCTCTTAGTACTTCAACACTTTGAATGTCGACAAGATCATTATCCATTGCATATCTTGGAAGAGGAACCTCATCTAAGTTAAATCCTACTGAAATTTCCTCTGGTAAGTTTAAGTCTTGGTTTCCTTGACCTCTAATATAAGGAGTTGAATATCTTCCCGAAGTTGAACCAATGAGGCTCACATTAGGAGTCGTATCTGTTAGATCTCTAACAGTATTTATTCCTGCTTCTTCTAATTGATATTCGTTAAATGTGGTAATACTAATAGGAACCTCTTGAAGGTTCTCTTTTCTCTTTCTGGCGATAATGTAAATAGCTTCATTCTCTTTAGCTTCTTCACTTTCGTTAGCATAAGAAAGATCGCCTAGTAACATAGCTGAGATGAGGATAAGTAACTTCATATATAAAAACCTTTTATTTTTCATAAGTGCTAAGAAGGTTTAACAACCACTCTCTAGCATCTTCATTATTAGTAACAACGTGATAAGGACATGGCATAGCGAGTTTCATGGCCTTACTTGTAAAGCGAGCTGCTTTTGATTGTGAGGTATTGACTCTTGCAAACCCAACACATCTATCTTTTAAGATTGGCTTATTCTTTTTAAACCAAGTAGACATTTCTTTTTTGGCTTCTGGTGAGAAACCGGCCTTTCCTTCAGTAGAGAAGATAAGGCCAAAGTAATTACGGGCAATCAAATCATCAAGGAGATCTAAGAATGTCGTCTCATCATTAGTCTCTCTTGGTGAAGTGATTTCCACTTCAAAAATATTTGATTCAATTTCTTTTACGCTAATCATTCTTAATTCCTATTCCTCTCCATAGTCGATGAAGTTTGGTTTGAAGCTATTTGTTGGATAGACTTCTTCTTCACAAAGAGAATTGATCACGTTGGCGGATCTCCATGCCATTAAACTTAATTGTGGCTCTGAGATTCCATGACCATAACGACTAAAGTTGAAGGCGAAAATTTTATTGGTCTCTTCACCATCCCACTTAAGAGAGTAGTCCTTATTAAAGATAAAACGACCTTTCTCACACAGTGGAATATGTTCTTCTAATAAGTCGAGTATTGGCGGAGTTCTCTTTTGAAACCCTGTGGCCAATATAATCACATCTGCTTCATCGCTCTCAAGTCTATCTCTGAAGTCATTTCTATAAGTTAGTTGATAAGAGTTTTCCCCTTTCTCAACTTTATCCAACCAGCGATATGGCAGGATTTCGATCTTTCTTTCGTCGCGGTGAATATTCTTAACTAGGTAGAGCTCGTTATATAACTCTTCTAGGTATTCAGGAGTATTTCCATCACTTGCCAGAAGTTGATAGTTCACAATGCTCTCTTTCTTATCATTTTTAAGTGAGAAGAATTGCTTAACGTACCCTGGAGTGAAGTATTCATCTGTAAAAGGAGATGCTTCAAGGGGTTCTAAATTTGCCCTTGTTGTAATGAGTTTGATTGAGTTTGGTCGTCCCCATTTCTCATTGAGAGCATTTCTAAAGACTTCAACACCTGTCTGGCCTCCGCCAACAACAACGAGATTCTTTCCTTCAAGATTTACAGTGGCGAGTTGTTTTGATTTAGCATGGAATACTTCATCACCGATAAAGTCTCTGGCACACTTTGGAACACTTGGTATTAAACCAGTACCAAGGCATATATTCTTAGCAGTGAAGACGGCCTTATTTGTTTCAATTACGAAGAGGTTATTCTTATGAGTAATATTATTCACTTTATTACCGAAGGCAATTTTGTCTCCAAGGGATTCGGCAACCCAACGACAGTAGACTTCGAATTCCTTTCTCGTAATACTCTTTCTTCCTGTATTCATAAAGGAGTAGAAGAGACCATTCTTAACTAGGTAGTTTAAAAATGTATATGGATTCGTAGGGTCGGAACCAGTTACGAGGTCTTTTAAAAATGATGTCTGCATATAAGAATCTTGAAAAATAAGTTCTCTATGCCACTCAAATGATGGTTTCTGCTCAAGAAATAGACTATCGACTTTATCTACTTGAGAGGAGTGCGCTGCTAGACTTAAATTAAAAGGCCCCACTCCGATGCCAATTAAATCGTAAATTTTCTCAGTACTCATTCGTTTTCCTTCTTCCTTGATTTATGCCCAAGGAAAATGGGATTCATCAGATCCGTCCCTAATTTTGGAAGCGGCCTTTGTGATGAGTCCCCATAACCAATTTGAAAGCGCACAGTATTTATAATTACTCGCTCAAATTTTTCTCTTAAAAGATTTATTTCTTTTGAAGGATGGTATTCATTATTATATTTCTCTACTTCTCTACTTAAGAGCTCATAGAATTTAATTTCTGGAAAGTTTTCAGTATCTTCTAAAATAGCTGAAACAAATCTCATTAATGTCACCATGTGACCTGTATAGAGATCGTGGATGAGGTGTGCAGCAGGTAGGTTTCCAATATTCTCTATACCTTCAACTGCTTTATACTTATCTTTGAATTCATTGCTAATTCTAAGATCGCCACCGAAGTCTTTAATTGCAACTCCGTGAGGAGCGTGATTTTTAAGTTTAAGTACAATATTTTGTCCGTGAGATACAAGACTTATCCCGTAAGAACTCTGCAGGTGGTAGAGAGGTATGACAACTTTATTAAAATAGAGTGAAAGCCACGCTTCTTTATCTAGTCCCGATTTTTCAATTAACTCTGCGACTAATGATTTATTATTATTATCCACAAAGAGCATTGTCCCAGTCATCAGAGTTTTCTCTTCTGGAGAGCTCTCAAGGGACTCCATGCTCTGGCGCCAAGTAATGCCAATATATTCGTGGTATCTATATGGAGCGTCTTTTATTTGAGCAAAGTAAGAGCTTACATAGCTAGCTCCAGCTCTCTCTTTGATGATTGAGAAATTTGCATTTTCTAAGAGTGAATCTGAGCTTAGATACTCTTGTAAAAAGTCAGATATCGTTACACCAATTTGAATATACTTCTTTGGAAGTCCTCTTATTGCTGATGTATTAAGGATTGTTAGTGGAACTTTTATATCTAGTTGAGACTTTCTACTGATATTAGAAAGAGTTCTTAGAGAGACCTGTGGTCTATATAAGTCGCCTCGTGCACCTAAGTGAATTATCTCACTTTGCGCAATTTCTAAATTAAATTGAGTTTGAATAATATTGTCCCACTGCCAAGGGTGAGCTGGAATTATCATATATTCATCAAGTGAGATCTCTTTCTTCTTAAGCTCTTGAAGAAGTTTAGACTTCTCTTCAGAGTCAAAGGATTCATCAAGGAGTTCACTCTCTGAAATAGAATCTGAAAGTTTATATGTGAGATTCTCACGTCTAATGGCAAGCCAATGGAGCTTAAACCCTTGGGACTCCTCAGGTGAGTAGTGAGATGAATCACTTTGATTCCACCCAATACGGCCTTTATTAAGTAAAGCTTTTGGGTGTCCATTTAGGTAGGATTCACGCTCTATTTCAGTCATTCCAATTAAATCTTTAGCAAGAATATTCTTTCTCTTATTGAAGAGATGAATATCCCTAACGACTGTATTGTTTAGCTCTTCTAGAAAATTTGCTAGGACGATATCGCTCAGCTCAAGCTCTTCTTGGGCATCGATATAAAATTGAGCAGCGCTAGTAATTTGCTCTG
Proteins encoded in this window:
- a CDS encoding TonB-dependent receptor, which encodes MKLLILISAMLLGDLSYANESEEAKENEAIYIIARKRKENLQEVPISITTFNEYQLEEAGINTVRDLTDTTPNVSLIGSTSGRYSTPYIRGQGNQDLNLPEEISVGFNLDEVPLPRYAMDNDLVDIQSVEVLRGPQGTLFGKNTQAGAINIYTKEPNYKDGSKITLEAGNLDTKAFVGTTNFRLGSEKLQNRLSVKLKEQGGFIKDTYLNKDLGDSETYSFNNTLVYRPTNTFKSTFKIGAQNKEGSDALIISRNEPGYPKSHQNIDPIYKSNLITTSLKLEKDFDDVLLTIIGAFNYYDFNIKYDEADYYITYDYLRSQVGQALADQYINDSNELFRSIQEYQRQYYTEFRISNKDSSDISWTTGLNISRNHYRLLSHIRTFSGGFVFKKQNINLITDSFSVFGEATKKLTETYSLTFGTRVNHDIKEFKSIHNSTAIADYRQNSEEDFTNFTSKLTLAAKLSETKNLYASVARGYQSGGYPSYHFNNYNGISKDQPAYEDSTSLSYEIGSKMSFFNRKLTLNSAIFFNDIKDKQVRVKDTSTNQSFYANIDTDVYGAELEAKLKATTDLTFGSTLGYTNSKFKEETVSGTSNTVLNKKGARLANIPYWTGSTFAQYSYFLNSVNGFLNFRTSYKYVGHRFGDNINHTRMGSYGLVGARVSFEKESYTITTYVNNLFDKLYESQAYYYSAFDKEVSSPGQPRTYGVKATYRF
- a CDS encoding lysine N(6)-hydroxylase/L-ornithine N(5)-oxygenase family protein, producing MSTEKIYDLIGIGVGPFNLSLAAHSSQVDKVDSLFLEQKPSFEWHRELIFQDSYMQTSFLKDLVTGSDPTNPYTFLNYLVKNGLFYSFMNTGRKSITRKEFEVYCRWVAESLGDKIAFGNKVNNITHKNNLFVIETNKAVFTAKNICLGTGLIPSVPKCARDFIGDEVFHAKSKQLATVNLEGKNLVVVGGGQTGVEVFRNALNEKWGRPNSIKLITTRANLEPLEASPFTDEYFTPGYVKQFFSLKNDKKESIVNYQLLASDGNTPEYLEELYNELYLVKNIHRDERKIEILPYRWLDKVEKGENSYQLTYRNDFRDRLESDEADVIILATGFQKRTPPILDLLEEHIPLCEKGRFIFNKDYSLKWDGEETNKIFAFNFSRYGHGISEPQLSLMAWRSANVINSLCEEEVYPTNSFKPNFIDYGEE
- a CDS encoding IucA/IucC family protein, yielding MDLREITILVNQKLVAKALGELYYEENISAAQNNELYKLELASGASYTFKARETIWTSLIVDPNSLLRTKEGNSEQITSAAQFYIDAQEELELSDIVLANFLEELNNTVVRDIHLFNKRKNILAKDLIGMTEIERESYLNGHPKALLNKGRIGWNQSDSSHYSPEESQGFKLHWLAIRRENLTYKLSDSISESELLDESFDSEEKSKLLQELKKKEISLDEYMIIPAHPWQWDNIIQTQFNLEIAQSEIIHLGARGDLYRPQVSLRTLSNISRKSQLDIKVPLTILNTSAIRGLPKKYIQIGVTISDFLQEYLSSDSLLENANFSIIKERAGASYVSSYFAQIKDAPYRYHEYIGITWRQSMESLESSPEEKTLMTGTMLFVDNNNKSLVAELIEKSGLDKEAWLSLYFNKVVIPLYHLQSSYGISLVSHGQNIVLKLKNHAPHGVAIKDFGGDLRISNEFKDKYKAVEGIENIGNLPAAHLIHDLYTGHMVTLMRFVSAILEDTENFPEIKFYELLSREVEKYNNEYHPSKEINLLREKFERVIINTVRFQIGYGDSSQRPLPKLGTDLMNPIFLGHKSRKKENE